In Phalacrocorax aristotelis chromosome 6, bGulAri2.1, whole genome shotgun sequence, one DNA window encodes the following:
- the QARS1 gene encoding glutamine--tRNA ligase isoform X2 has product MAAAAMAAEEAEEAEEALGLFTGIGLSEAKARETLRNRALSTLLRRAVLQARSVLGPALDKTTGTLLYNTAARLRDPKHLGFLVDYIVRREILTDLQLSAALEYVRSHPLEPLDTADFEQACGVGVSVTPEQIEEAVEAVISKHRAELLAERYHFNMGLLMGEVRSRLQWADGKTIKNEVDLQVLHLLGPKTEADLEKKPKAAKARPALSEKQKVAVVETGEVGTETRSLLEQLRGEALKFHKPGENYKTEGYVVTPNTMALLKQHLAITGGQVRTRFPPEPNGILHIGHAKAINFNFGYAKANGGVCFLRYDDTNPEKEEEKYFTAIREMVEWLGYQPYAVTHASDYFDQLYTWALELIRRGQAYVCHQKVEEIKGHNPPPSPWRDRPVEESLLLFEDMRKGKFGEGEATLRMKLVMEDGKMDPVAYRIKFIPHHRTGDKWCIYPTYDYTHCLCDSIEHITHSLCTKEFQARRSSYFWLCNALDVYCPVQWEYGRLNLLYTVVSKRKIIRLVEMGAVRDWDDPRLFTLTALRRRGFPPEAVNNFCARVGVTVAQATMEPHLLEACVREVLNEQAPRAMAVLEPLKVTITNFPDPKALEVLVPNFPADESRGFHKVLFQPTVYIEETDFREEVDKGYKRLAPGQPVGLRHTGYVIAIQNIIKDASGHVIELEVTCIKSDVAEKPKAFIHWVSEPLVCEVRLYEQLFLHKNPEDPSEVPGGFLSDLNPDSLCVVHNALVDSSVLSARPFDKFQFERLGYFSVDPDSKEGKMVFNRTVTLKEDPSKA; this is encoded by the exons atggcggcggcggccatGGCGGcggaggaggcggaggaggcggaggaggcgCTGGGGCTCTTCACCGGCATCGGCCTCAGCGAGGCCAAAGCGCGAGAGACGCTGCGCAACAGGGCGCTCAGCACGCTGCTCCGCCGGGCTGTGCTTCAG GCTCGGAGCGTGCTGGGGCCGGCCCTGGACAAAACCACCGGGACGCTTCTGTacaacacggccgcccgccTCAGGGATCCGAAGCACCTCGGCTTCCTCGTCGACTACATCGTCCGCAGGGAGATCCTCACCGACCTACAGCTCAGCG CCGCCCTGGAGTATGTGAGGAGCCACCCCCTGGAGCCCCTGGACACGGCGGACTTCGAGCAGGCCTGCGGTGTGGGGGTGTCTGTCACCCCCGAGCAGATCGAGGAGGCA GTGGAGGCCGTGATCAGCAAGCAccgagcagagctgctggctgagCGCTACCACTTCAACATGGGGCTGCTGATGG GGGAGGTGCGGAGCCGGCTGCAGTGGGCAGATGGAAAGACCATCAAAAACGAAGTGGACCTGCAG GTGCTGCATTTGCTGGGGCCAAAGACAGAAGCTGACCTGGAGAAGAAGCCAAAG GCTGCAAAGGCACGTCCGGCCCTGTCGGAGAAGCAGAAGGTGGCTGTGGTGGAGACTG GCGAGGTGGGCACAGAGACACGGtcgctgctggagcagctgcgggGAGAAGCCCTCAAGTTCCACAAGCCGG GAGAGAACTACAAGACAGAGGGCTATGTGGTGACGCCCAACACCATGGCTCTGTTGAAGCAACACTTGGCAATCACAGGTGGGCAG gtGCGGACGCGGTTCCCTCCTGAGCCCAATGGGATCCTGCACATTGGCCATGCCAAGGCCATCAACTTCAACTTCGGCTACGCCAAG GCCAATGGTGGTGTGTGTTTCCTGCGCTATGATGACACCAACCccgagaaggaggaggaaaaatactttACGGCCATCCGGGAGATGGTGGAGTGGCTGG GCTACCAGCCCTATGCAGTGACCCATGCGTCAGATTACTTTGACCAGCTCTATACCTGGGCCCTGGAGCTTATCCGCAG GGGCCAGGCATATGTCTGCCATCAGAAGGTTGAGGAGATCAAGGGCCACAACCCACCACCCTCGCCATGGCGGGACCGGCCTGTGGAGGAGTCACTCCTGCTCTTCGAG GACATGCGAAAGGGAAAgtttggggagggagaggccACGCTGCGGATGAAGCTGGTGATGGAGGATGGGAAGATGGACCCTGTCGCCTACCGCATCAAGTTCATTCCACACCACCGCACCGGGGACAAGTG GTGCATCTACCCCACATATGACTACACACACTGCCTCTGCGACTCCATCGAGCACATCACACACTCCCTCTGCACCAAAGAATTCCAGGCCAG GCGCTCCTCCTACTTCTGGCTGTGCAATGCACTGGATGTCTACTGCCCTGTGCAGTGGGAGTATGGGCGCCTGAACCTGCTCTACACTGTTGTCTCCAAGAGGAAGATCATCCGGCTGGTGGAGATGGGTGCTGTGAG GGACTGGGATGACCCGCGTCTCTTCACGCTGACAGCCCTGCGCCGGCGAGGCTTTCCCCCTGAGGCTGTCAACAACTTCTGTGCTCGG GTTGGTGTGACGGTGGCCCAGGCGACGATGGAGCCACATCTGCTGGAGGCGTGTGTGCGGGAGGTGCTGAACGAGCAGGCCCCCCGTGCCATGGCCGTTCTGGAGCCCCTCAAGGTCACCATCACCAACTTCCCTGACCCAAAG GCACTGGAGGTCCTTGTGCCCAACTTCCCAGCTGATGAGAGCCGGGGTTTTCACAAAGTGCTCTTCCAGCCCACTGTCTACATCGAGGAGACAGACTTCAGGGAG GAGGTGGACAAGGGCTACAAGCGCCTGGCCCCTGGGCAGCCAGTGGGGCTGCGCCACACTGGCTATGTCATCGCCATCCAGAACATCATCAAG gaTGCCAGTGGGCATGTGATCGAGCTGGAGGTGACCTGCATCAAGTCAGATGTGGCGGAGAAGCCCAAAGCCTTCATCCACTGGGTGTCAGAGCCGCTGGTGTGTGAAGTGCGGCTCTACGAACAGCT GTTTTTACACAAAAATCCTGAGGACCCATCAGAGGTGCCTGGTGGCTTTCTGAGTGACCTCAATCCC GACTCCCTGTGTGTGGTCCACAATGCCCTGGTTGATAGCTCCGTCCTCTCCGCCCGGCCCTTTGACAAGTTCCAGTTTGAGCGGCTGGGCTACTTCTCAGTGGACCCCGACAGCAAAGAGGGGAAG ATGGTGTTCAACCGGACGGTGACGCTGAAGGAGGACCCCAGCAAGGCCTGA
- the QARS1 gene encoding glutamine--tRNA ligase isoform X1, translated as MAAAAMAAEEAEEAEEALGLFTGIGLSEAKARETLRNRALSTLLRRAVLQARSVLGPALDKTTGTLLYNTAARLRDPKHLGFLVDYIVRREILTDLQLSAALEYVRSHPLEPLDTADFEQACGVGVSVTPEQIEEAVEAVISKHRAELLAERYHFNMGLLMGRALGSSCLWCPVQGTALGQGLPPAAGCGVLHQRPWLKPPVLGCAPCPWGALSAGEVRSRLQWADGKTIKNEVDLQVLHLLGPKTEADLEKKPKAAKARPALSEKQKVAVVETGEVGTETRSLLEQLRGEALKFHKPGENYKTEGYVVTPNTMALLKQHLAITGGQVRTRFPPEPNGILHIGHAKAINFNFGYAKANGGVCFLRYDDTNPEKEEEKYFTAIREMVEWLGYQPYAVTHASDYFDQLYTWALELIRRGQAYVCHQKVEEIKGHNPPPSPWRDRPVEESLLLFEDMRKGKFGEGEATLRMKLVMEDGKMDPVAYRIKFIPHHRTGDKWCIYPTYDYTHCLCDSIEHITHSLCTKEFQARRSSYFWLCNALDVYCPVQWEYGRLNLLYTVVSKRKIIRLVEMGAVRDWDDPRLFTLTALRRRGFPPEAVNNFCARVGVTVAQATMEPHLLEACVREVLNEQAPRAMAVLEPLKVTITNFPDPKALEVLVPNFPADESRGFHKVLFQPTVYIEETDFREEVDKGYKRLAPGQPVGLRHTGYVIAIQNIIKDASGHVIELEVTCIKSDVAEKPKAFIHWVSEPLVCEVRLYEQLFLHKNPEDPSEVPGGFLSDLNPDSLCVVHNALVDSSVLSARPFDKFQFERLGYFSVDPDSKEGKMVFNRTVTLKEDPSKA; from the exons atggcggcggcggccatGGCGGcggaggaggcggaggaggcggaggaggcgCTGGGGCTCTTCACCGGCATCGGCCTCAGCGAGGCCAAAGCGCGAGAGACGCTGCGCAACAGGGCGCTCAGCACGCTGCTCCGCCGGGCTGTGCTTCAG GCTCGGAGCGTGCTGGGGCCGGCCCTGGACAAAACCACCGGGACGCTTCTGTacaacacggccgcccgccTCAGGGATCCGAAGCACCTCGGCTTCCTCGTCGACTACATCGTCCGCAGGGAGATCCTCACCGACCTACAGCTCAGCG CCGCCCTGGAGTATGTGAGGAGCCACCCCCTGGAGCCCCTGGACACGGCGGACTTCGAGCAGGCCTGCGGTGTGGGGGTGTCTGTCACCCCCGAGCAGATCGAGGAGGCA GTGGAGGCCGTGATCAGCAAGCAccgagcagagctgctggctgagCGCTACCACTTCAACATGGGGCTGCTGATGG GCAGGgctttgggcagcagctgcctgtggtGCCCTGTGCAAGGGACAGCTCTGGGGCAAGggctgcctccagctgctggctgcGGTGTCCTGCATCAGCGGCCCTGGCTGAAGccccctgtgctgggctgtgccCCTTGCCCATGGGGTGCCCTGTCTGCAGGGGAGGTGCGGAGCCGGCTGCAGTGGGCAGATGGAAAGACCATCAAAAACGAAGTGGACCTGCAG GTGCTGCATTTGCTGGGGCCAAAGACAGAAGCTGACCTGGAGAAGAAGCCAAAG GCTGCAAAGGCACGTCCGGCCCTGTCGGAGAAGCAGAAGGTGGCTGTGGTGGAGACTG GCGAGGTGGGCACAGAGACACGGtcgctgctggagcagctgcgggGAGAAGCCCTCAAGTTCCACAAGCCGG GAGAGAACTACAAGACAGAGGGCTATGTGGTGACGCCCAACACCATGGCTCTGTTGAAGCAACACTTGGCAATCACAGGTGGGCAG gtGCGGACGCGGTTCCCTCCTGAGCCCAATGGGATCCTGCACATTGGCCATGCCAAGGCCATCAACTTCAACTTCGGCTACGCCAAG GCCAATGGTGGTGTGTGTTTCCTGCGCTATGATGACACCAACCccgagaaggaggaggaaaaatactttACGGCCATCCGGGAGATGGTGGAGTGGCTGG GCTACCAGCCCTATGCAGTGACCCATGCGTCAGATTACTTTGACCAGCTCTATACCTGGGCCCTGGAGCTTATCCGCAG GGGCCAGGCATATGTCTGCCATCAGAAGGTTGAGGAGATCAAGGGCCACAACCCACCACCCTCGCCATGGCGGGACCGGCCTGTGGAGGAGTCACTCCTGCTCTTCGAG GACATGCGAAAGGGAAAgtttggggagggagaggccACGCTGCGGATGAAGCTGGTGATGGAGGATGGGAAGATGGACCCTGTCGCCTACCGCATCAAGTTCATTCCACACCACCGCACCGGGGACAAGTG GTGCATCTACCCCACATATGACTACACACACTGCCTCTGCGACTCCATCGAGCACATCACACACTCCCTCTGCACCAAAGAATTCCAGGCCAG GCGCTCCTCCTACTTCTGGCTGTGCAATGCACTGGATGTCTACTGCCCTGTGCAGTGGGAGTATGGGCGCCTGAACCTGCTCTACACTGTTGTCTCCAAGAGGAAGATCATCCGGCTGGTGGAGATGGGTGCTGTGAG GGACTGGGATGACCCGCGTCTCTTCACGCTGACAGCCCTGCGCCGGCGAGGCTTTCCCCCTGAGGCTGTCAACAACTTCTGTGCTCGG GTTGGTGTGACGGTGGCCCAGGCGACGATGGAGCCACATCTGCTGGAGGCGTGTGTGCGGGAGGTGCTGAACGAGCAGGCCCCCCGTGCCATGGCCGTTCTGGAGCCCCTCAAGGTCACCATCACCAACTTCCCTGACCCAAAG GCACTGGAGGTCCTTGTGCCCAACTTCCCAGCTGATGAGAGCCGGGGTTTTCACAAAGTGCTCTTCCAGCCCACTGTCTACATCGAGGAGACAGACTTCAGGGAG GAGGTGGACAAGGGCTACAAGCGCCTGGCCCCTGGGCAGCCAGTGGGGCTGCGCCACACTGGCTATGTCATCGCCATCCAGAACATCATCAAG gaTGCCAGTGGGCATGTGATCGAGCTGGAGGTGACCTGCATCAAGTCAGATGTGGCGGAGAAGCCCAAAGCCTTCATCCACTGGGTGTCAGAGCCGCTGGTGTGTGAAGTGCGGCTCTACGAACAGCT GTTTTTACACAAAAATCCTGAGGACCCATCAGAGGTGCCTGGTGGCTTTCTGAGTGACCTCAATCCC GACTCCCTGTGTGTGGTCCACAATGCCCTGGTTGATAGCTCCGTCCTCTCCGCCCGGCCCTTTGACAAGTTCCAGTTTGAGCGGCTGGGCTACTTCTCAGTGGACCCCGACAGCAAAGAGGGGAAG ATGGTGTTCAACCGGACGGTGACGCTGAAGGAGGACCCCAGCAAGGCCTGA
- the LOC142058529 gene encoding epidermal differentiation-specific protein-like, giving the protein MLQHAPALPTLVEVSAAGRHWGTAGTDGAGAHSTMNRITVYERANFEGLSREFTCDVPDLHELDFGDCIASLKVVGQPWIAYTDPKYEGEPHAFEEGEYPSVARPNSFSALRLVHHDLGDPQITLYERPNFQGACKVVVEETNLAYGYFNDRVASHVVQRGVWLLYQHPGRGGWHCLAWPGERLADYKPELNFQSRLSHLRPLQPGRPLVSARLLWEQKQVESEREVVVDEIEGVNETESEQVLAASSSREYTTTLWQSFHFSNATSLKAGLSFTLIVEASNIFTVQKGHSESSTRRERMEVQLPAKIPPRTVLSIQVLRKEVTLSVPVLLTITQNEAVRTEMGEYRSVSGTNISARYSLKPLPAASTQQAATEGTEQEPGTGMGL; this is encoded by the exons ATGCTGCAGcatgccccagccctgccaacCCTGGTAGAAGTCTCGGCTGCGGGCAGGCATTGGGGCACTGCCGGCACAGACG GGGCGGGCGCCCACAGCACCATGAACCGGATCACGGTGTACGAGCGTGCCAACTTTGAGGGGCTGAGCCGGGAGTTCACCTGCGACGTGCCTGACCTGCATGAGCTGGATTTTGGGGACTGCATCGCCTCCCTGAAGGTGGTGGGGCAGCCCTGGATCGCCTACACGGACCCCAAGTATGAGGGGGAGCCGCACGCCTTTGAGGAGGGCGAGTACCCCTCCGTGGCACGGCCTAACAGCTTCTCAGCACTGCGCCTTGTGCACCATGACCTGGGGGACCCCCAGATCACCCTCTACGAGCGCCCCAATTTTCAAGGTGCCTGcaaggtggtggtggaggagacCAACTTGGCGTATGGGTACTTCAATGACCGGGTGGCCTCCCATGTGGTGCAGCGAGGTGTCTGGCTGCTCTACCAGCACCCCGGCCGAGGTGGTTGGCACTGCTTGGCATGGCCTGGCGAGCGTCTTGCCGACTACAAACCTGAGCTGAACTTCCAGTCTCGGTTGTCCCACCTGCGCCCACTGCAGCCTGGGCGGCCCCTGGTCTCGGCACGTCTCCTCTGGGAGCAGAAGCAGGTAGAATCAGAGCGGGAGGTGGTGGTGGATGAGATTGAGGGGGTGAATGAGACAGAGTCAGAACAGGTGctagcagccagcagcagccggGAGTACACCACCACACTCTGGCAGAGCTTCCACTTCAGCAACGCCACCAGCCTCAAAGCCGGGCTCTCCTTCACTCTGATCGTGGAAGCCTCCAACATCTTCACAGTGCAGAAAGGGCACAGTGAATCCAGCACCCGCCGGGAACGCATGGAAGTGCAGCTGCCAGCTAAGATCCCTCCACGCACAGTGCTCAGCATCCAGGTCTTGCGGAAGGAGGTGACACTTTCTGTCCCGGTCCTGCTCACCATCACCCAGAATGAAGCTGTCCGTACGGAAATGGGCGAGTACCGCAGCGTCTCAGGTACCAACATCAGTGCCCGCTATAGCTTGAAgcctctgccagctgccagTACACAGCAGGCAGCCACTgaggggacagagcaggagCCTGGCACTGGGATGGGGCTATAG
- the SLC6A8 gene encoding sodium- and chloride-dependent creatine transporter 1 isoform X1: protein MTPVPTDTAAPQPPASPRRDAAAAATAAAAPAGSAGGRGEAEGADPPAAGEERAVTAPLVGPPGPPKAAAPERETWTRQMDFIMSCVGFAVGLGNVWRFPYLCYKNGGGVFLIPYLLIVFVGGIPVFFLEVALGQFMKQGGIAAWNIAPLFKGLGLASMVIVFFCNSYYIMILVWGLFYLVHSLTDTLPWATCGHAWNTEQCAELFHLELCRNGSINASASSGPFNLSCADLASKRSPVIEFWENKVLRLSGDLSEPGDMNWQMILCLVTTWVVVYFCIWKGVKSTGKIVYFTALFPYVVLILLLVHGVTLPGALGGIVYYLKPDWSKLAEAQVWIDAGTQIFFSYAIGLGALTALGSYNRFHNNCYRDAYILAVINSSTSFFAGFVVFSVLGFMASEQGVDISKVAESGPGLAFIAYPKAVTLMPLSPLWATLFFFMLLVLGLDSQFVGVEGFITGILDLFPQPGAGSLRRELTAAVCCVICCLIDLSMVTQGGMYVFQLFDNYSASGITLLWQAFWECVVIAWVYGADRFMDDVARMIGYRPLPFMKWCWAVVTPLVCVGIFVFHVVNYKPLTYNKTYVYPWWGDAIGWVLALSSMLCIPCTVLYKLLRCKGSLRERWQLLTTPIWGHHHLEYLTPEAEAKLLAPEPPKEKAMLFETVI, encoded by the exons ATGACCCCCGTCCCCACCGACACGGCCGCCCCTCAGCCGCCCGCCTCCCCGCGACGcgacgccgccgccgccgccaccgccgccgctgcccccgcGGGCTCCG CAGGGGGCCGCGGGGAGGCGGAGGGCGCCGATCCCCCCGCGGCGGGCGAGGAGCGGGCGGTGACAGCGCCGCTGGTGggaccccccggccccccgAAAGCGGCCGCCCCCGAGCGGGAGACGTGGACCCGGCAGATGGATTTCATCATGTCCTGCGTGGGTTTCGCCGTGGGGCTGGGCAACGTCTGGCGCTTCCCCTACCTGTGCTACAAGAACGGCGGAG GCGTCTTCCTCATCCCCTACCTGCTCATCGTCTTCGTGGGTGGCATCCCCGTCTTCTTCCTGGAGGTGGCCCTGGGGCAGTTCATGAAGCAGGGGGGCATCGCCGCCTGGAACATCGCCCCTCTCTTCAAGG GTCTGGGTTTGGCTTCCATGGTGATCGTCTTCTTCTGCAACTCCTACTACATCATGATCCTGGTGTGGGGGCTCTTCTACCTGGTGCACTCGCTGACAGACACCCTGCCCTGGGCCACCTGTGGCCACGCCTGGAACACTGAGCAGTGCGCTGAGCTCTTCCACCTTGAGCTCTGCCGCAATGGTAGCATCAATGCCAGTGCCAGCAGTGGGCCCTTCAACCTCAGCTGTGCTGACCTGGCCAGCAAGCGTTCGCCTGTCATCGAGTTTTGGGA gaacaaGGTGCTGCGGCTCTCGGGGGACCTCAGCGAGCCAGGGGACATGAACTGGCAGATGATCCTCTGCTTGGTCACCACCTGGGTCGTTGTCTACTTCTGCATCTGGAAGGGCGTCAAGTCGACCGGGAAG ATTGTCTACTTCACAGCACTCTTCCCCTACGTGGTTCTCATCCTGCTGCTGGTCCATGGGGTGACACTGCCTGGGGCGCTGGGTGGCATCGTCTACTACCTGAAACCCGACTGGTCCAAGCTGGCCGAGGCACAG GTCTGGATTGACGCTGGCACCCAGATCTTCTTCTCCTACGCCATTGGGCTGGGTGCTCTGACCGCACTGGGCAGCTACAACCGCTTCCACAACAACTGCTACAG AGATGCCTACATCCTGGCCGTGATCAACAGCTCCACCAGCTTCTTCGCCGGCTTCGTCGTCTTCTCTGTGCTGGGCTTCATGGCCTCCGAGCAAGGCGTGGACATCTCCAAGGTGGCCGAGTCTG GCCCCGGGCTGGCTTTCATCGCCTACCCCAAAGCTGTGACATTGATGCCCTTGTCCCCACTCTGGGCCACGCTCTTCTTCTTCATGCTCCTCGTGCTGGGGCTGGACAGCCAG TTTGTCGGTGTGGAGGGTTTCATCACGGGCATCCTGGACCTGTTCCCCCAGCCGGGGGCTGGCTCGCTGCGTCGCGAGCTCACCGCTGCCGTCTGCTGTGTCATCTGCTGCCTCATCGacctctccatggtcacgcag GGCGGCATGTATGTGTTCCAGCTCTTTGACAACTACTCGGCCAGCGGGATCACACTGCTGTGGCAGGCTTTCTGGGAGTGCGTGGTCATTGCCTGGGTCTATG GTGCTGACCGCTTCATGGACGACGTGGCCCGCATGATCGGCTACCGGCCCCTGCCCTTCATGAAGTGGTGCTGGGCCGTGGTGACGCCGCTGGTCTGCGTG GGCATCTTTGTGTTCCACGTGGTGAACTACAAGCCGCTGACCTACAACAAGACCTATGTGTACCCGTGGTGGGGGGACGCCATCGGCTGGGTCCTGGCACTCTCCTCCATGCTCTGCATCCCCTGCACCGTCCTCTACAAGCTCCTGCGCTGCAAAGGCTCCCTGCGCGAG CGCTGGCAGCTCCTGACCACTCCGATCTGGGGCCACCACCACCTGGAGTACCTGACGCCTGAGGCAGAAGCCAAACTGCTGGCCCCAGAGCCCCCCAAGGAGAAGGCGATGCTCTTCGAGACTGTGATCTGA
- the SLC6A8 gene encoding sodium- and chloride-dependent creatine transporter 1 isoform X2, whose amino-acid sequence MTPVPTDTAAPQPPASPRRDAAAAATAAAAPAGSGGRGEAEGADPPAAGEERAVTAPLVGPPGPPKAAAPERETWTRQMDFIMSCVGFAVGLGNVWRFPYLCYKNGGGVFLIPYLLIVFVGGIPVFFLEVALGQFMKQGGIAAWNIAPLFKGLGLASMVIVFFCNSYYIMILVWGLFYLVHSLTDTLPWATCGHAWNTEQCAELFHLELCRNGSINASASSGPFNLSCADLASKRSPVIEFWENKVLRLSGDLSEPGDMNWQMILCLVTTWVVVYFCIWKGVKSTGKIVYFTALFPYVVLILLLVHGVTLPGALGGIVYYLKPDWSKLAEAQVWIDAGTQIFFSYAIGLGALTALGSYNRFHNNCYRDAYILAVINSSTSFFAGFVVFSVLGFMASEQGVDISKVAESGPGLAFIAYPKAVTLMPLSPLWATLFFFMLLVLGLDSQFVGVEGFITGILDLFPQPGAGSLRRELTAAVCCVICCLIDLSMVTQGGMYVFQLFDNYSASGITLLWQAFWECVVIAWVYGADRFMDDVARMIGYRPLPFMKWCWAVVTPLVCVGIFVFHVVNYKPLTYNKTYVYPWWGDAIGWVLALSSMLCIPCTVLYKLLRCKGSLRERWQLLTTPIWGHHHLEYLTPEAEAKLLAPEPPKEKAMLFETVI is encoded by the exons ATGACCCCCGTCCCCACCGACACGGCCGCCCCTCAGCCGCCCGCCTCCCCGCGACGcgacgccgccgccgccgccaccgccgccgctgcccccgcGGGCTCCG GGGGCCGCGGGGAGGCGGAGGGCGCCGATCCCCCCGCGGCGGGCGAGGAGCGGGCGGTGACAGCGCCGCTGGTGggaccccccggccccccgAAAGCGGCCGCCCCCGAGCGGGAGACGTGGACCCGGCAGATGGATTTCATCATGTCCTGCGTGGGTTTCGCCGTGGGGCTGGGCAACGTCTGGCGCTTCCCCTACCTGTGCTACAAGAACGGCGGAG GCGTCTTCCTCATCCCCTACCTGCTCATCGTCTTCGTGGGTGGCATCCCCGTCTTCTTCCTGGAGGTGGCCCTGGGGCAGTTCATGAAGCAGGGGGGCATCGCCGCCTGGAACATCGCCCCTCTCTTCAAGG GTCTGGGTTTGGCTTCCATGGTGATCGTCTTCTTCTGCAACTCCTACTACATCATGATCCTGGTGTGGGGGCTCTTCTACCTGGTGCACTCGCTGACAGACACCCTGCCCTGGGCCACCTGTGGCCACGCCTGGAACACTGAGCAGTGCGCTGAGCTCTTCCACCTTGAGCTCTGCCGCAATGGTAGCATCAATGCCAGTGCCAGCAGTGGGCCCTTCAACCTCAGCTGTGCTGACCTGGCCAGCAAGCGTTCGCCTGTCATCGAGTTTTGGGA gaacaaGGTGCTGCGGCTCTCGGGGGACCTCAGCGAGCCAGGGGACATGAACTGGCAGATGATCCTCTGCTTGGTCACCACCTGGGTCGTTGTCTACTTCTGCATCTGGAAGGGCGTCAAGTCGACCGGGAAG ATTGTCTACTTCACAGCACTCTTCCCCTACGTGGTTCTCATCCTGCTGCTGGTCCATGGGGTGACACTGCCTGGGGCGCTGGGTGGCATCGTCTACTACCTGAAACCCGACTGGTCCAAGCTGGCCGAGGCACAG GTCTGGATTGACGCTGGCACCCAGATCTTCTTCTCCTACGCCATTGGGCTGGGTGCTCTGACCGCACTGGGCAGCTACAACCGCTTCCACAACAACTGCTACAG AGATGCCTACATCCTGGCCGTGATCAACAGCTCCACCAGCTTCTTCGCCGGCTTCGTCGTCTTCTCTGTGCTGGGCTTCATGGCCTCCGAGCAAGGCGTGGACATCTCCAAGGTGGCCGAGTCTG GCCCCGGGCTGGCTTTCATCGCCTACCCCAAAGCTGTGACATTGATGCCCTTGTCCCCACTCTGGGCCACGCTCTTCTTCTTCATGCTCCTCGTGCTGGGGCTGGACAGCCAG TTTGTCGGTGTGGAGGGTTTCATCACGGGCATCCTGGACCTGTTCCCCCAGCCGGGGGCTGGCTCGCTGCGTCGCGAGCTCACCGCTGCCGTCTGCTGTGTCATCTGCTGCCTCATCGacctctccatggtcacgcag GGCGGCATGTATGTGTTCCAGCTCTTTGACAACTACTCGGCCAGCGGGATCACACTGCTGTGGCAGGCTTTCTGGGAGTGCGTGGTCATTGCCTGGGTCTATG GTGCTGACCGCTTCATGGACGACGTGGCCCGCATGATCGGCTACCGGCCCCTGCCCTTCATGAAGTGGTGCTGGGCCGTGGTGACGCCGCTGGTCTGCGTG GGCATCTTTGTGTTCCACGTGGTGAACTACAAGCCGCTGACCTACAACAAGACCTATGTGTACCCGTGGTGGGGGGACGCCATCGGCTGGGTCCTGGCACTCTCCTCCATGCTCTGCATCCCCTGCACCGTCCTCTACAAGCTCCTGCGCTGCAAAGGCTCCCTGCGCGAG CGCTGGCAGCTCCTGACCACTCCGATCTGGGGCCACCACCACCTGGAGTACCTGACGCCTGAGGCAGAAGCCAAACTGCTGGCCCCAGAGCCCCCCAAGGAGAAGGCGATGCTCTTCGAGACTGTGATCTGA